GGCCGCCCTCGTCGGCCTCGTCGTCGTCGCCCCCGCCGCGCAGCAGCATGAACGCGCCGAAGCCGAACATCAGGGCCGAGACCAGTTTGACGGACCAGCCCGGCAGCAGCCCGAGCAGGCTGCCGGCGCCCACCGCGATGGCGACGTGGGCCAGGAAGGCGGTGGAGGTGCCGATCCACACGTACAGCGGACGCATGCGCGTGCCCATGGCGAGGGACGCGAACATCGTCTTGTCGGGAAGCTCGGCGAGGAAGATCAGCCCGAAGGCGGTGAGGATCGCCAAGGGGTCGAGGTGCATACCGGGGCTCTCTGCTCGGTCCGGGCCCCGCGGCTCCGCACGACACCTCGGTGGGCGACGGGAGGACCACTCGGCCCGGCATGACGGACCACGCCCACGGGAACGCGGACATGGCTGTTGCCTGGCCGAAGGTCTCGCCCGTCCGCGTCGTGCGCGGACCCGGTCACCGGGAACCCGGGGGCTCCAGTGTGTCGACGACCGGTTCGCAGGGCTACTCCCCTTCGCTGTCGCCCAGTGTAACGGATCGGGGCGCGAGGGTGGGTAGACACCGTCTACTCGATCTTGGTAGACAGTGTCTATGCCACTGAACGAGAACGATCACGAGGACGGGCTGCGCGCCCGGCTCGTCCGGGTCGGCGTCGAGCTGGTGAACGCCGAAGGGGTCCAGGCCCTCTCCCTGCGCGAGATCGCCCGCCGCGCCGGCGTCTCCCACGGAGCCCCCCGGCGGTACTTCCCGGCCCACCTGGACCTGCTGTCCGCCATCGCCCGCCAGGGCTTCGCCGAACTGGCCGCGCGCGTGGCCGAGGAGGACCCCGAAGGCGCCCCGGCCCGCGAGCGGATCGAGGCCCTCGCCCGCGTCTACCTCGACTACGCCGACACCCGGCGCGGCATGTACGAGCTGATGTTCCGGCACGACCTCCTGGAGAGCGGCCGGCTCGGGCTGCGCGAGACCAGCCTGCCGCTCTTCGCCCACCTCACCGGCCTCGTCGCCCGGGTCCGCCCGGAGGCCGACCCCGTCCTCCTCGCCGGCGCCCTCTGGGCCAACCTGCACGGCATCGCCCAGCTCTGGCACTGGGGCAGCCTCCCCCTCGCCACCGGCGGCGACGACCCCGGCCCCCTGCTGACGGCCGCGCTCGACGCCCACCTGGGGAGGCCCGCCCAGTGAACCGCACCCTCGCCTGCAGCGTCGTCGGCGCCGCCGTCG
The DNA window shown above is from Streptomyces vietnamensis and carries:
- a CDS encoding TMEM165/GDT1 family protein — protein: MHLDPLAILTAFGLIFLAELPDKTMFASLAMGTRMRPLYVWIGTSTAFLAHVAIAVGAGSLLGLLPGWSVKLVSALMFGFGAFMLLRGGGDDDEADEGGRTVSGFWPVFSTAFMAVFISEWGDLTQITTANLAATNGTWSTAIGSFAALTTVSALALIAGRFIAKRVPLKVVQRIGGVCMAGLAIWSLTEVFTG
- a CDS encoding TetR/AcrR family transcriptional regulator; the protein is MPLNENDHEDGLRARLVRVGVELVNAEGVQALSLREIARRAGVSHGAPRRYFPAHLDLLSAIARQGFAELAARVAEEDPEGAPARERIEALARVYLDYADTRRGMYELMFRHDLLESGRLGLRETSLPLFAHLTGLVARVRPEADPVLLAGALWANLHGIAQLWHWGSLPLATGGDDPGPLLTAALDAHLGRPAQ